The proteins below come from a single Pieris brassicae chromosome 1, ilPieBrab1.1, whole genome shotgun sequence genomic window:
- the LOC123715303 gene encoding uncharacterized protein LOC123715303 — protein MEDSEMATPEDTMLDSKKPLKFQKSTISCIQECETSDAERLCIFDIGYKLEYSDEYDVAGTFTKKKPELWFYIMTEICPSDNLLLNLFVCHRNVGFFSIGISKSSKLKTEPKHEDYVFLHDDLIWKSFKSSKPDQCHFIKTFNFYKTDLEGVFNNKALIIPIKLQVTPTFGLNITIVEKVQAKHNIGNIIKQQQTDFTLESASHKKFPTHKIMLCTHSPILRDLIKSSSTDSMFFDIKDEIIELFLEYIYSGNIQDINKYDSEVLLELAEKFKLNNLYPLIETTIRKKVCIENALDIAKLSQKYQLKEVEKSVFKFFKENPEVLETDAWKNLNDIVLTKKLFEHIYFDK, from the exons atggaAGACAGTGAAATGGCTACACCGGAGGATACTATGTTAGATAGCAAGAAGCCTTTAAAG TTCCAAAAATCTACAATATCGTGTATTCAAGAATGTGAAACCAGTGATGCTGAAAGGCTTTGTATCTTTGACATAGGATATAAGCTTGAGTATTCTGATGAATATGATGTAGCTGGtacatttactaaaaaaaaaccagaGTTATGGTTTTACATAATGACAGAGATTTGTCCCTCTGACAATCTTTTACTCAACCTTTTTGTATGCCATAGAAATGTTGGATTTTTCTCTATTGGTATTAGTAAATCCAGTAAATTGAAAACTGAACCTAAACATGaagattatgtttttttacatgATGATTTAATATGGAAGTCATTCAAATCATCAAAACCAGACCAGTGCCATTTCATAAAgacatttaacttttataaaacagacTTAGAaggtgtttttaataataaagcattAATAATCCCAATTAAGTTACAAGTTACACCTACTTTTGGACTCAATATAACAATTGTTGAAAAAGTTCAGgcaaaacataatataggaaacataataaaacaacagCAGACAGATTTTACTCTTGAATCAGCTAGCCATAAAAAATTCCccacacataaaataatgttatgcaCGCACAGCCCTATTTTGAGAGATCTAATTAAATCATCTTCAACTGATTCTAtgttttttgatataaaagatgaaattattgaattatttttggaatatatatattctggCAATATACaggatataaacaaatatgacAGTGAGGTATTATTGGAGTTAGcagaaaaattcaaattaaataacttatatcCGCTTATAGAGACTACTATTAGAAAGAAGGTTTGCATTGAAAATGCTTTGGATATTGCAAAGCTGTCACAAAAATACCAACTTAAAGAGGTGGagaaaagtgtttttaaatttttcaaggaAAATCCAGAGGTGCTAGAAACTGATGCTTGGAAAAACCTtaatgatattgttttaactaAGAAGTTATttgaacatatttattttgataaataa